In the genome of Phacochoerus africanus isolate WHEZ1 chromosome 5, ROS_Pafr_v1, whole genome shotgun sequence, the window AGGTTAAAAGGGACTTTTATGTGCATTAACAAAGAgatgcctgattttttttccaaaagtttgattATTAGTTGTTCCATTTAATAACATTTCAGTAGTACTAGTACAGTTTTCAAAATGCACATCTCATTTAAAAGGTGCTTTTGCTGTCTGAGCCCTCATTTCTCTCGTTTTACACTGTTGCATTACAAGAAAGATGACGAGAGTAATCCTGAGCTATTTGACAGTTACAGTCCCTTCTGATTATGTAATCTTAGCTTTTCAGTTCACTAGTGGACTAGGCTAGGAGAATGTATTTCAACTTGGTATACCTGAGCATTGCTGCCTGTGACAACCTTATATTAGTGTAACCAAGTCACTAGTGGCTAGTGGCTGTTTTGAATTGATTTTGTAATTAACACAGGCTTGTCCGTGGACCTTTGGGAAAGCAGTTGTGTTTACGTATTGCCTGTATTGGAGTTTAGCAGCCCCCAAAGAGCCCCTTGATTCTTTTCAcacattcttccctcccccagatGTAGTCATGTCATAAAACTTTCAGTCCTCTAGagctcaactcttttttttcacaCCTCCTAACCCTCTTGCATTAGCCCAAATGTTAACTCCATCAACACGTTTCTGTTTCATGACTGGGTGTGTGCTGCCAGGAAGGCCCTTTGCAATTGAGCTGGTGAATCCTCATAGAATACATTTCACTTCACAAGAAATTAAGGAACTTCAGCAGGTAAACCACTTCATGACATGGAAATTGTCATGTTTCTGCAACTCTGTAACTGAACTGGAGTTGctaattgtttctctttttctaacaCTACAGAGAATTAATAACTCATCTAACAAAATTCAAGTTCGTGACTTGCAGCTTGTCACAAGGTAAGGGTAGGCTCACTGGAGATGATTTCAAGAGGGGAGTTTTGGTTGTGGAttgtatatctgataagggatttgtatctagaatacataaagaacttatataactcaataataaagaaaaaaataacaatgacaaaTGGAGAGATGATTAAgtgaacatttctccaaagaggatatgtGAACAACcaattaatacatgaaaaatgctcaacatcattagtcactagggaaatggaaataaaaaccacaatgagatcccacttcacaaaaagacagaaaatagcaagtgttggcaaagatagGGAGAAATTGGATCCCTCATAAATTGTTGGGGGATTTTAAGTGccgccactttggaaaacagtttggcagtttctcaaaagattaaatataaagTAACCATATGACCTAGCATTTCCCTCTCTAGGAATATACCCATGAAAAATGGACGTGTACATACAGACAAAGACTTCGACATGAATGTTgatagcagcattacttacaatagcaaAAAGGTAGAAAGAACCCAGTGTctatggataaacaaaatgtggtatatccgaaagaagccagacaccaaattccaaatattgtatgattctatttaatatgaaatgttcagagtGGAGAAATCTATGGAGATAGAGAGTCGATTGGTGGTTGCCGAGGAATGGGGAAATGGGGAATGAGAAGTGACTACAAATAAGTGTGGAGTTTctcttttggggtgatgaaagtATTCTAAAATCAAATTGTGGTAATAGCTGCACAGCTCTGTAAATGTACTGAAAATCATTAAATTGTTCAGTTAAAATAGGGGAATTGTAATTTGTAATCTcattaaagctgtttttaaagaaagggagGTTTGAGGCAAGGCTTGTCTGTATTTTATGTGTTCAGACAaactttcttttattgtttttgtttagaGAAGCAATAGGACACATGAAAGAAGGTGAAGAAGAAAAGACCAAGACCTACAGTGCCTTAATATGGACAAATAAAGCAATACAGAGGAAGGACATTGAATTCCTAGATGACATAAaggtagttcttttttatttttctacctccTATAAAAGAGTCCTATGTCTTCTCATTTATTACCAGCAAGTCGTAGAGCATAGGCTTTGGGGACTGTGAGACCTGGTTCTGCATCCTAAACACAATAACAAATGGGATCAtgtactgttttaatttttttccttaagcagcTGTATAATATACTCCAACTTGTTCTACCATTTTTCTACACGTAAGGAGGGGCCATTGACTCACTGCTCTGCTAAAAGCAGTCATACCATTTCAAGTGTAATCTTTGTCAGAACTTGCTCTTCAAGTGAAGGACTTGAGAGAGGGGAGACCAGAcagaaagctttcttttcttagCGTGGCTTCAGGCACTCACTAATCATGTAAATCAGGAAGGAGTTGTTCTAACAAGTAATTGCAGAGTATTCAAAGTTATTATGAACCTACATTGCTGCTTAGGcccagtatcttttttttggcgggggccttgtgcagcagcttaatgtgggatctcagttcccagaccaaggactgaacccaggccgcaGCAGGAAAAcgccgagtcctaaccactagaccaccagcaAACTCCCACCCCCAGTATCTATTTTAGAAACTTGGAATTAGTTGGCCTTTTGCAATACTAACCTCTCTATCtcttcatatgtattttttcatataaaagagAATCACTAATTATGAGAAAGACAAGCCTCTGTCCCAAAAAATCTGAGTTGTAAAAAGACATGCAGCATCATCCTCAAATAGCTTAAACTGGGCTAGCAAATATTGAGATCCTTCCTTGTTTATTGTATATAATTAAGTcgtaattattattttgaaacacCACCCTAGACAGTGATGCAGCTGTTAATTTTACAGATATATATCCTTTTGTATAACCAAAAAAATAACTGTGAATAGGTATATGGTTCTCCCTGAAACACGCACACTGCCCATACACAAAAGAGATGCTGATGTCCCACTTTCTACGCACAGCTCTTTCTCACCTCAGTCTGAATTCCTCACTATTAGGTCACTCTGttggattagaaaaaaaaagaacattatctTCTAGAAGAGCTTGTTAAAGGACTAGGTAGAACTCAGGGGTCCAAtcaatttgttaaatatttgagCAAAAGAGACCTTGAGTATCATTTATTTCaaagccctttttaaaaatggcatacGGTGGCCCAGAAAATGAGCAGTTGTAGACTAGGTTATAGGAAGTCCCACAGTTGAACCTTAGAGGATGCAATTTAATATAGTATTAGTTCATTTCTATCCTGACAGCTGTAGACAGAGTTCTCTCAGAAACTATCCGTACTGAGCCGTGGATGACAAAGGAGGTGATAAGACAGGCTTCACTGGGTAGCAAAGCTGACGCCATGGTAATCATATGCTCCTCTAGGACTTAAAGATCGACCAGAAGACACCTTTACGAGTCCTTCACCGGCGGCCGCTGGCTGTGAGAACCCGCCTCATTCACTCCATGGAGACACACTATGTGGATGAGCACCATTTCCGTCTCTATCTGAAGACTCAGGCTGGAACGTATCCTTTCACCCTCTGTGCAGCTCTAGTCTAACCAGAACCCTATTGGGAGACTTCATGTTGCCTTAGAAAAGTTTCAACCTTATCTGGGAACTGTTCGGGAAAGGTTTAGGTTGGAGAAGAAtccttttttggggtggggggaggggaggaggtatCTAGGGTGTTTTTGCCCATTAcatttgtgtttttcaaaatgacattttaaaccaTGAGGCAGCAGGCAGTGCAATGTGaaccttaaaatatttagtgTCTCACACAATGCTGAATGCATAGTAAGCACTCAGGGAACACTTTTGATTGATTCATGTCTTTACACATTTTACACATTGCATGTTCATGACCACAGTTTTAGCCTTTTGAGCATTTGCCCGAGATAATTAAATAGGGCTAGTAGATGGGAGGGGCCCTAACTTCACACGTTGACCTTCACTTTATTTGCCAGTGGCCGAAGGTTGATTACTTGTTCATAACCTGCTCTGCTTTGTGTGGTTTTGTATCAGATCAGAGTTCCCAGATAAAATATATCAGGGAGCCGCCATAGTCttagttttagtttatttttcaaaggtgctcttttgtttcttggttttataTTAATTTGTGATCCAGTAGCATGAAGCGTGAAACCTTCTAACTAGTTTATAACTAATGACATTCTTATTGGATAGAAGGGGGAAAATGTCACCTTTTAAGCACCTAATAGCATTCTCACTAGGTTGCTATAATTAGTCTACCTGTCCTTTCCCAACAACCTTCTCACCCCTCTTTTTTCCCTACTCCACCCCAGGAGTGACTAAACTGAAACAGGTACAGGTTATTTACTCCTAAAATCTCCTACATTTTTTGCAGTTTGGATCAAGGTCTATTTAGATCAGTGGGCGCAGGGCACATTTGCCTATTGTAGATGGGATGTGGATGGAATTTCAGAGaaatcacagattttaaaaatatgtatttttatctaatttcagtttttgtttgggTGTGCTAGGAAAAAATGGAGTGGTCTTTTGGAAGAAGCAAATGTCATTTCAATCTCATTAACGTATTTTTAGAATGAGTCATGTACATGTATTTAAGCCATTAGCCAAGAAAGACTATTTGGCACAATTTTAGACATCCTGGGGTATCTGAAGTTTGTGAATTTTTCACTTATATTGCTCAGTGTACTGAACTAGTTCATTTTGACTTATACCTCACCCCTCTGGCTATGAATTAAAAACATTCTGGAAGAGTTCCCTTtgttgctcattgagttaagagcctgacatagtgtttgtgaggatgtgggtttgatccctggcctcgctcagtgcattaagctgaagctctaatttgacccctagactgggaacttcatgtgccgcacgtgtggccgtaaaaagcaggaaaaaagccCATTTGGGACCTTTTAACTGGCCATTCTAGGGCCTTTTGGTTATCTCCCCATATTATTGCTACTCAAGAAGTACCACTCTCtaaagaaagtgagagaaaatgGACAACTATTGAGTAATTATGAGTTTAGAAAAGAAGACAGGTACTAGATAATCATACGGTCTTTTGCTTGAGTCAGAACATCTGGTGAAAGTAGTGAATAAACTATCAGAAAGTGAGGAGGACATAATAGCAGCATGTTATGGTTATTTTTATCTGAGAAAAAACTTTTATATTCagattatattaaatttttacaCTGCTGGTTTATAAAACACAACATAATGCTGAATGAGTGTTTACTGAATGTTGGAAAAAACATCTTTTAGAAAAAATACTGTCGAGACTACAGCAGAGTTCTGTGTAAGGAATAAGGTAATCTGAATGATTCTAGGATTAGTCATtgactttgaattttgaaaattcaaagaCCTTTGAGGAAAACACtcacaaaaagaatgaattatctTAATTAACCATTAAAGGATCAACCATGCAAGGGTTGCAAACAACTAGAATGTAGGTCTTTTGATGATCCTTCTGAAGGGCCTTCATCAAGACTAAATATTTCCATTGTCTCTTCCATCCCGTTGCTGTTGTGTCACTGAGTCATGTTATAAGGAAAGCCATCACTGAGGTCACTCTGTGAATGACCCTGTGGAAACCTACCATTTGGCAGATGACTGCTGCCATTATTGAAAAACGATGACAccaaaaagatgacaaaatagaatttgtcacaaaaaagaaaatagctgagtttcttttaaaaagcacttaatgacatgaatttaaaaaatccatattcAAACCTTGGCATTTGAAGATGAGCTAAAAAAGAAGTCATGACTCTTGTCAAGTTTGACGTAAACACAGGCCCCAGGTCCTAATGTTGGCTGCCAGACTGGTAGGAATGTTTGCTGtagctcattttatttattgctatagCCATATTTTCTAAGATGCACACCATCTAGAAAGTAGTAACCTCTGCTTTTGTCATTTCCCTTTCACCTGTCAAATCTTACCAGACGGTTGGTATTGCATggctatcttcatttttttacttaaacAAACCCCAGCTACATTAAAGAGTTTGTACATGGAGACTTTGGAAGAACCAAGCCGAACATTGGCTCTCTGATGGATGTGACTGCAGACATTCTAGAGCTGGATGTTGAGGTAAACCATTTTATTGTAGAAATGCCTATTTGTACATTGAATTCAGCCaaggttatgctttttttttttttttttttagcattaaaCCAAATAGTACTATTCACTTAGGTATCTTGAAAATGGTCAAAATCTCACAGTAGCATTATATTGCAGGGAGAgactattttcagaatttttatttccttctaaagAACACAAGTTCTCATTTATAATCCTTGCaaatatatagttaatttactaACTGTGCTTTATATATGACATGAGATATAAACCCTTAAACCAAGCAAGGACATGAAATTTTAAGAACCCTTCATATATCCTttgggccccctccccaccccctttttttgctctttttaggactgcacctttgtcatataaaagttcccaggctgggggtcaaatcagaactgtagcttccagccttcaccacagccatagcagttcaggatctgagctgcatccgtgacctacaccacagctcacggcaacaccagatccttaacccactgaggccagggattgaacctgcaccttcctggatactagctgggttcattaccactgagccacaaaaggaattcctctTTGGACCTTTTTTTATAAAGATCTTGAGGCAGCCTACTCAGAAACATATATTTAGGACAGGGACGGAAAATAGGTAGAGCCAGTGGTTAGAAATAAAAGTTCTATAAGGATTCTGTGATGTGGTCCAAATCCTCTGCTCTTATAGTGTGAATTGAGATCAGGTGAAATTCGATGGATCTTTCAGGCAATTGTCCATATTCTCATTTGAGCATCGATAGGTATTGAGTCACAAGTTGTGCTCTTTGGTGAATATCTGATTAACAGTAGAGCTCctactcccccccaaaaaagaatttttgcgcataaataatatcaattataaataaaaagaagtgggTATAATTGCCTAGTGTGAAAACAGCCATGATAATCAAATAATCACTGGCACATTATTACCTTACCAGCACTTTTTGAGTGCTTTCAGATTAGATTTTCTGTCCCTTCTGCGGTACAACCAGTGAGAGCACTTTCAAGGCTGCAGGGGGTCGTCTTAGTGAGACTATCATTTTGAGGAAGACAGACTTCTCTTAAAGACAATTTCAAATACATTCATCATCTTTGACCTTAATTCTTGGGACAGCTTAAGAGCCACATGCCAGGGTTTCTTAGCCCTGGTTGTCCATTGGAGTCACCTGAAGAACTTTTAAAACCCTACAGATATACCCATCCTCTCCTGCCCTCAACACATACAAGATTGTGATCAGTAGTGTTTGGTTTTCAGGCTTGAGAAACACCCGTTAATTTATATATGGGCGTTTGGTTTATGGCTATATtctgaaacaaaaccaaaacatttcTTGGCATTTGTAAAAGATACAGACTCACACTACCTCTTTGGGCttttctagtaaaaaaaaaatcccaaatctgGTAGTGACTcatagattaattttaaaaatcatttccagtAAATCATTTCCGGTTTTAAACTGTCTCAAAAAACAACATGGATatggtagtttttttgtttttgcttgttattTGTTTGAACTTCTAAATTAGGCTCTTTTGGGGGTAGTTAAGTCAAAGTGCAATTTCACTGTTCTAATGCCTAGAACATGATTATTTATGTAGAGACAAAATAGTCTGCTACCATAATTCCATTATGACTTAAAGATCAAGGTTTTGTTCTAGAAGAGCCAAATCAGGATGAGtagaaattcaattttaaaagaaaaattctgctaAAAAATTCACTGATATACAAAGATCTCTAATCCTCTTCTAGTTCCAGGTGATCTTTCATAATGATTTAGTTTACATTTAGTTGCTAAGTTACAAACAAGACTCTAAGCATATAGACTACTTGAGTATTGTTAAATGTGAgatgggaaaatgaaaatgatcagAAGACTAAAAGTTGCTGAGACTTCTGAGACATAGTTGGTGTTGCCAcctgaatttatttctattttatccagaaataacatttaaaaaatttaaatgttctctAGTGTCTTATTGGTCAAGAGGTACAATTAATAACTGGCTAAGTAACCAAATACTCAGTGAATGCAGGAATAAACTTTAGGCCCAAGAATCCCAATTCCTAAGATGTACTTCAGAGTGTTGAATTGTGTGCAATGGCTATTTTCTTCCAATGCAGTTTCTTCTGTTGCATTATATTAACACTATTAAATTTATACAGTATAACCAGCAAGTGTTTATTAGAACAATAATGTTTTAATGACTTGTTTCCTTCCCTTTAGTCTGTAGATGTTGACTGGCCCCCTGCTCTGGATGATTGACTTCAAATTTGGAAACAAGGAGTAGGGTTTTCTGGCACAGTGTGGACGTCCATTCAGCATAAACTTTTACATGGCTGTTTACCCACCATAACAGTGCCTTGGAAACCATCTGGATCATGttgatctatatattttttaatttgttgtaaCATCTCAGGatctatgtatgtgtatattttgtgTTGAATTGTTCTAAGAATGTCATACGATTTTTCTCATTCCCTCTCCATTCCCCCACAAGCCAAACTATGAATACTGAAACCATTTTCTAACTTTCATTTAGAGAGGTACAAACAGAACACATTCTCTAGTAATCTTAGAACCTGTAATTTCTGTCAGCAAAATTTCCCTCCACAAGAGAGATACcacttttaaaatcatgttttaattttttcaatgatCTTGATAAAAAGTTACATCTAGCTTTAATGCATCACAGTATCCTTGTAATAGTCTAAGATATCAAATGCAAACCTGACATCATTAATATTTTTCCCAGTAAGCTTCAAGCAAGCTATCACCAACAGAAGTACTTTGGGTGTAATCTGTTACAAATCTTAATGACTCCAAGTTCCTGTTTTGATAATCTAAAATTGTCAGTACATTTCCTGGGGGAGAAAAAGTGAAACCTTAGGAATTGAGGCATACCATGGTAAGAGACATTCACAAATCTTTTAACTAAGGAGACACAAGTGCCTTCAATGACTTCAATCCCAGGgataagattttgaaaaatttagatTGCTAAACAAAGGTAAGCTGATATTATTCCAGAGTGCTTCAGAGTATTATCCAATTTCAGACATCCTCACCAGGTGGATATGATATTATCATCTCCACTTTATAAATGTGAAAACCAAAGAACAGAAGTTAACTGATTTATCTAAAAATCGTTAGTTAATTCCATATCTAGGACTAGGACTGAAGTTTCCCAGTCTCTAGGTCTTTTCTAATAAACTTgattattgagcacctgctgtatggAAGAGGCACCCAAGAATGTCATTTCAATGCATGTAACTATGACAACTGACTTTTGGAATTTAGATATCAAATCAAGCTTACCAAAAAACAGCCCAAGTAAATTTCATATGATCGCATATGATTACCATCTGTTAATAAGTTAATCATCATTTGGCACTATGAAGAGAAAAAACTTTAAGTAagcaaaacccaaagaaaatggATGAGTCATTAAGAAGTTTCAGTAAGGAGCCTCATTAAAATTTCAGATTTATGTGCAATTTCCAGCACCCTGATTCAACTATCTGAGCTTATTTTAGAACACATGTGACTTGGATAGTTGTGATTACTCACTTTCCTGTCTCTACATTAAACATGCTTCATAAATACTAAGTTGTATTATTCACCTTATGAATTAGGAAAATGGGTTAACTGACATGAAATTTCATATGTGAATAATAGCAGAtaattttttcactattttcaaTCCAGAAAACGAGAAAGGGTTAATAGAAATAAACTTTTGATAAGACGGTAAGAACATTTGTGTGAATGTTTCTCAGTTTCAGGGGAAATTTTGCTacaaaagagatttaaataatttggggaacagcctttttcatttattctttgatttttacaTCCACATAAGAGAATCAAATTTGATGTAATCTTTCCTGAGTTGATTTTAAGTGGTACCCTTTATTattaatagataaaatatattttatatttttcagtttgaaaTAACTTCAAACTTGTAAGAAAAGTACAAAGTACATTTTTCCCTGAAATGTATCATCCCAAATACATTAGTGTGTAATTTCTGAAAACAAGGGCAAATTCTGACAAACCAGGATATTATTCTGCTTCACCACAAAATAACTGTCAAAGTTAAGAAATTAACACTAACATTGCTATTACATAGTCCACAGACCCCACTCAAATTTCATCAGTTGTCCCAACAATGTCCTTCATAGTCAAGGGATGATACTTTGCATTTAATTGTGTCTCTCTAATCTTCCCCAACCTGAAACATTTTGACTTTCATTAATGTAATGTTTTTGAAGATTTCAGGCCAGTCATTTTGTAGACTGTGCCTCATTTTGATTTGCCTGATGTTTCCTTATAATTAGGTTCAGATTGTACCTTTCTAGCAAGAATACCACAGAAGAGATACTGTCTTCTTGCATCTTCGCAGATGTACACAATTTTGATTACTGCAGTTTGATGATTGGGCTTTGATCAATTAACGAAGGGTATAGCGAGTGCCAAGTCCCTCCACTTTTTATAGTTACTTTTTCCCTTTAACAAGTGTCttgtggaattccctggtagcctactaggttaaggatctggcattgtccctttGACATATCCCCATCACTCTTGGAGCATGTTCTTACCTTTAATGCAAAGACAATGCAGGCTCATACTGTATTTCATCTGCACCAGCCCTGAAATAGGCTATTTCTCTAAGAAATGGTTCCTTTTCATGGAAAGTGATGGTTAGAAAAAGGTCTGGATACTAGGTGTGCTCATTGCTGTTGTGGCATTGCTGCTCCCAAGCTCTCTcatgacacatgcacacacatgcctaTATATTGAAAACTGTGAGTTTTTACTGGTACTTCTAGTTCCAACCTTCTTCTAGGTTTCTCCCTTTCCATATTTGTAATTCCTGACAGTGAGAAATCTGACTCCCATTAGCCTTAATATTATTTACTTGATAGATCTTCTCCCTCATAAATAACCAATCTCCTATCACTGCATCCTTATTCCAGATCACTGAGATTCCCTTCCTTAGCATCCTCAAATGTTCTCAGACTCTACACTGGGCTACCACCTTCACCCCCTGAGGTAACACCTACCTGTATCTTGCTCAGAATAATCAAATGACTTTTGTCCTGAATTGTTCAGGAAGGGAGAAACACAGGCAGGAAGGCAGAAAATGAAactctttaaaaagtcatttcatggagttcccgtcatggctcggtggttaacgaatccaactaggaaccaggaggttgcaggcttgatccctgccttgttcagtggattaaggatctggcattgccatgagctgtggtgtaggtcacagacgcagctcagatctggtgcggctgtggctgtggtgtaggttagcagctacagctctgatttgacccctggcctggaacctccatatgctgcaagtgtggccctaaaaagactaaaaataaaaaataaaaggcatttcagTACTCtacaaaattatcattttaaaggaCAGTTACATATGCAAGTATTCAGCTACAGCATTCCATAAAGATGTCTAATGTTTCTAAGCAACAAAAACTACCTTTCTCTGTAAGGTGGGTGCTatgaatataaagaaaatcttGCTGATATTTTAAAGTCAAAGCAACAGAATTTTTTCTAaggattttagaatttttttccatttattatattaccaagaaaaaaatcactgtacaAAAGATATTACAAAGGTAATAAAACACTCTGTACAAAAggcattttgacattttaaaaatgattgcatCTTGATTTCCCTGTGAAATCTGAAtgaagccttgctgggtagagtattcttgagtgtatgtttcttcctttttaccattttaaatacatcatgccactctgttctggcctgcagagtttttgctgaaaaatcaacTGATAACCTTTTGGGGGTGCCCTTGTatattacttgtttcttttccctagtagcttttaatattttgtctttaattttgatcagtttgattaataatgtgtcttggagtgttcctccttgaatttatcctgtatgggactgTTTCCTAGACTTGAGTGTTTcccttcccatgttagggaagtttttggctattatctcctaAAGTACTTTCTCCACACACCCCTTCTCCTGGAGcccctataatatgaatgttggtgcattttatttattttttgtctttttgccatttcttgggccgctcccacggcatacagagattcccaggctaggagtcaaatcggagctgtagccgctggcctacgccacagccacagcaatgcgggatcagagccgagtccgcaacctacaccacagctcacatcaacaccagatccttaacccactgagcaaggccagggattgaacccgcaacgtcatggttcctagtcggattcgttaaccactgagccacgacgggaactcctgttggtgcattttaatgttgtcccagagttctcttagattattctcatttcttttcattctttttcctttattgtgtTATGCGTCAgtcttccatctcacttattcattcttctgcttcatATATTC includes:
- the PUS10 gene encoding tRNA pseudouridine synthase Pus10 isoform X3 is translated as MERRAICPECFKPAKNKQSVFTRMAVMKALNKIKEEDFRKQFPCPPNSPKAVCTVLEIECAHGAVFVAGRYNKYSRNLPQTPWIIDGERKLESSVEELISDHLLTVFKAESFNFSSSGREDVDVRTLGNGRPFAIELVNPHRIHFTSQEIKELQQRINNSSNKIQVRDLQLVTREAIGHMKEGEEEKTKTYSALIWTNKAIQRKDIEFLDDIKDLKIDQKTPLRVLHRRPLAVRTRLIHSMETHYVDEHHFRLYLKTQAGTYIKEFVHGDFGRTKPNIGSLMDVTADILELDVESVDVDWPPALDD